In one window of Cytophagaceae bacterium ABcell3 DNA:
- a CDS encoding methyltransferase domain-containing protein, translating into MFDKYEVSKMPGHWLLARLGKKILRPGGVELTNLILKHLNIRRQDTVVELAPGIGATAHKILAGELHRYYGIDQNKEVVTTLSKKYPGNYIQFINANAVNTGLPDACASKVIGEAMLTMQSKSNKQQIINEAYRLLKRNGKYAIHEICLVPEDISDDKKNMLSKGISGNIHVNARPLTLNEWTSLFVKAGFKIKKVLYSPMHLLETGRLVKDEGVTGVLKIGFNALRTPGALNRVLSMRKMFRALEPNMKAISIIGIKP; encoded by the coding sequence ATGTTTGACAAATATGAAGTCAGCAAAATGCCAGGGCATTGGTTGCTAGCCAGGCTCGGGAAAAAAATCCTGAGACCTGGCGGCGTGGAGCTGACAAACCTGATATTAAAGCACCTGAACATCCGCAGGCAGGATACGGTAGTAGAGCTAGCCCCAGGCATTGGCGCTACTGCCCATAAAATATTAGCAGGCGAACTGCACAGATACTATGGCATTGACCAAAACAAAGAAGTTGTAACTACGCTTTCCAAAAAATATCCTGGCAATTATATACAGTTTATTAATGCCAATGCGGTCAATACAGGGCTTCCTGATGCATGTGCCAGCAAAGTAATTGGTGAAGCCATGCTGACCATGCAATCTAAAAGCAACAAACAGCAAATTATAAATGAAGCTTATCGACTGCTAAAACGAAATGGCAAGTACGCTATCCATGAAATATGTTTGGTTCCTGAAGATATATCAGATGACAAAAAAAATATGCTTAGCAAAGGCATATCTGGAAATATCCACGTAAATGCCAGGCCTCTTACATTAAACGAGTGGACTTCATTATTCGTCAAAGCAGGGTTTAAGATTAAAAAGGTACTTTATTCACCAATGCATTTACTGGAAACCGGCAGACTGGTGAAAGATGAAGGAGTGACCGGTGTATTAAAAATAGGTTTTAATGCTTTAAGAACCCCTGGTGCACTAAACAGGGTCTTAAGCATGAGAAAAATGTTCAGAGCTCTAGAACCCAATATGAAAGCAATCTCTATTATAGGAATAAAACCTTGA
- the ric gene encoding iron-sulfur cluster repair di-iron protein has product MNITEEKTIGQIVADDYRTAAVFEKFGVDFCCKGNRTISEVCEKNNLSHEKLLTDLNKVTLEKESSNSDYKSWPLDLLADYIEKKHHRYVAEKIPVIQQYLKKLSSVHGKQHPELFEIYDLFNQSAGDLTAHMKKEEFILFPFVRKMVEAEVSGTPLSAPHFGTVENPVQMMMHEHDAEGERFRKIAELSNNYTPPADGCNTYRVTLALIKEFEDDLHLHIHLENNILFPQAIDMEKRLNG; this is encoded by the coding sequence ATGAACATCACTGAGGAAAAAACAATAGGCCAAATAGTAGCAGATGATTATAGAACTGCAGCAGTATTTGAAAAATTCGGAGTGGATTTTTGCTGCAAAGGCAACAGGACTATTTCAGAGGTTTGTGAGAAAAACAACCTAAGTCATGAAAAACTGTTAACTGACCTAAACAAAGTTACGCTAGAGAAAGAAAGCTCAAACTCAGATTATAAATCATGGCCTCTAGATTTACTCGCAGACTATATAGAAAAAAAGCATCACCGCTATGTTGCTGAAAAAATTCCTGTAATTCAACAGTACCTTAAGAAGCTTTCATCAGTACATGGGAAACAGCATCCCGAATTGTTTGAAATCTACGATTTGTTCAACCAATCAGCAGGAGATTTGACAGCACATATGAAAAAAGAAGAGTTTATTCTTTTTCCATTTGTAAGAAAAATGGTAGAAGCAGAAGTATCCGGCACACCACTTTCCGCTCCACATTTCGGCACAGTAGAAAATCCGGTTCAGATGATGATGCATGAACATGATGCTGAAGGAGAACGATTTCGTAAAATTGCGGAGTTAAGCAATAACTATACACCACCGGCAGACGGCTGCAATACCTATAGAGTTACACTGGCCTTAATCAAGGAATTTGAAGACGATCTCCATTTGCATATTCATTTAGAAAACAACATATTGTTCCCTCAAGCCATTGACATGGAGAAAAGACTTAATGGATAA
- a CDS encoding hemerythrin domain-containing protein gives MKSILKPVIKQKRSRNVKKIGAIAAKKRDSFETVTEAVNYLVKKGYTYDFNIVAGQDCLVCQKKQLRLPSDDFQIDGFYRFEGVSDPGDAMIVFAVSSTKFGVKGIVVNAYGMYADAASSEIVEKLIKKAKEKQIKKDPIKRHQGLIHLSRDHHFGLLLVWKIRQGLKNKTEINRIIDYIFYVYNEDLKEHFEEEEFIFYKYFQNDELCGKAVKDHEQIHQQITALSTEDPSSLYDFAKLLEDHIRFEERILFNHIQQKLSEKELLCIEKAEEKKRTLDDAWPDHFWSY, from the coding sequence ATGAAAAGTATATTAAAACCAGTAATAAAGCAGAAGCGATCCAGAAACGTAAAAAAAATAGGGGCAATAGCTGCTAAGAAACGAGATTCTTTTGAAACTGTGACCGAAGCTGTAAACTATTTGGTAAAGAAAGGCTATACCTATGACTTCAATATAGTGGCAGGGCAGGATTGTCTTGTTTGTCAGAAAAAACAGCTTCGGTTGCCTTCTGATGATTTTCAGATTGATGGTTTTTACCGCTTTGAGGGGGTATCTGATCCCGGCGATGCGATGATTGTTTTTGCAGTATCTTCCACTAAATTTGGAGTGAAGGGAATAGTAGTAAATGCCTATGGGATGTACGCAGATGCAGCCTCTTCTGAAATAGTGGAGAAATTAATAAAGAAAGCGAAAGAAAAACAAATAAAGAAAGACCCGATAAAGCGGCACCAAGGGTTGATTCATTTGTCACGCGACCATCACTTCGGGCTACTGCTTGTATGGAAAATAAGGCAAGGCCTTAAAAACAAAACTGAAATTAACCGAATAATTGATTATATTTTTTATGTATATAATGAAGACTTGAAGGAGCATTTTGAAGAAGAAGAATTTATTTTTTATAAATATTTTCAAAATGATGAATTATGTGGAAAAGCGGTAAAGGATCACGAACAGATTCACCAACAAATTACAGCATTAAGTACTGAAGATCCCAGCAGTTTATATGACTTTGCAAAATTATTAGAAGATCATATAAGGTTTGAGGAAAGAATACTTTTCAATCATATTCAGCAAAAACTTTCAGAGAAAGAATTGTTGTGTATAGAAAAGGCTGAAGAAAAAAAGAGAACATTGGATGATGCCTGGCCTGACCATTTCTGGTCTTATTGA